The Dehalobacter sp. genome contains the following window.
TGGTAAAGAGTTTCGCAACACTCGTTTACGCCGCCGTTAATCTGCACGTCAAACATCTTGAACCGTGCATACTTAAACCGGCTGTTTATCTTTTCTTCAAGCAGTGACACCTTGGACCTTATGAACTGCTCCGTAAGATAAAGCTCTTTCTCCAGCTGTTCATATTCCGCGGCCAGGTTTTTCTCCTGGGCTTTCAGTTCTTCAATGCGCTTCTTCCCGAGTTCCCGTTGCTTAACTTTCAGCAGGTCGGTTTCAAGGGTCTCGATGTCCTTAGTGATAGCCTCTATTTCGGCCTGAACCGTATTTGTGGACTCTTCGCTTCCAGCCTGGAGTTGGGCAATGGCCTTTTCAATAATTTCTTTTTCGCTCTGTTTTTGAGTATATTTGGGGTTGTCCGTGATGGGTTTTGCTTGATCTCTCAGGGCGTCAATCTCGGTTTGAAGCCTGATGGCTTCAGCTTCATTTTCTTGTAGCTTTAGCTCGGCGGCGTTTGCCTTGGTAACTAGGTCGGAGTTTTCTGCCATAAGGCTCTCAAGGGATTTTTTAAGCCCCTTCCCTTCGCTGTTAATTCTTTCAAGACGTTCGGCCTTGTCGCGGTTGAAGCTTCCAAGAGCTTTCTCCCAAGCTTGTTCCACCATATATTCCGGCAGGTCCTGGCCGCAGGTTGGGCAAACAGTTTCACTGTTGTATTCAAACTGCTCGTCGTTTACCTTGTGCCACCTTTCGCGTTTCTCTTTGATAGCAGCCTCAAGGCGGGACGCCTCGGTGGTAATGGCCTCCATCCTTCTTTTCGCACTGCCCAGGTCTATCTGCGCCGCGGCAACTTCTCTCTTAAAGACATTAATGTCGCTGTATTTTTTTTGGATAACCGCGTTTTGTTCGGATGATAGCTCGTTGACTATTCGGAGGATGTCGCCTTCGACCTCTGCAAGCTGGCGCCGCTTTTCTGCTATCTCCCCACCGCCCTGGATCCTGGCAAGCTCCTCCTGCTTGTTCTTCAGCTGGCCCTTCGCTATTTCGATGGTAGAGGGTAGCCCCAGTGTGTCAATGCCGTCGATGATCGGCAGGGCTCTTGTGGCTTCATCAATGCGGACCGGTATCTTTTCCAGCTCTTTGTTAATCTCAGAACGCCGGGCCGCGATCACTTTACGATGGTCATCAAGAGATCTGCCGGTATTCAAAACATTTAACAGCGAAAGCATATCTTTATTGCCAAGGGTAACCGCTGAATCAATGACTTCGGCATCGCTCAAATCGCCACATACCTCCAGGAGGATTTTACGGCGATCCTGCCAGTGCAGCTGCTCGTTGAAATATGTCGGGCTCGTGAGCAGTTTGAAAATACCTTCGTCGGCTATCCCGGCAATATGGGAATCATATTCTTTCTTCTGGACCGGTACACCGTCAATGTAATAGTCAGTGGTATGGCCCGTAAACTCGAGCTTGACGCTTCCCCGCTTCTTGGTCCACTTTTCTGTGAAAGCTTTCCGAAAGGTGAGCGTCCTGCCGTTTAGATCAAAAACACCCTCAACCTCATGGGAAAGGCCGTGAAGGACCTGCCCGCGGCTGTCCAGGGTTTTAATTTGGAAGTCTTTTTTGTTTTGGGAGTCTTTGTCGAACAGTAACCAAAGGAAGGCATCAAATAAAGTGGTTTTGCCGAGGGCGTTGTCACCGTACACAGTGACATTCCCGCCCTGGGTGTCAAGAGTAAAGGCTGTTATGCCTTTAAAGTTGCTGAGGGTTAATTTTAATAACCTCATATTTATACCTCCGTCTTTTAATGTGTGGCGGGATCATCGGCGTAAATCACCGTGCCTCCCCCGCCACTATCCTTATATAGTGCCGGCCCTCAGGTTGTCCGGCTTTTTAAGGTTCTTAAGGATTCCCCACCCCCTGAGTTAGACTGTGAGAGCCAGGGGGCAGGGAAAATGTTTTTCTGTTTACAAAGCTTGACCTCAAACTGTCAGGGTGATATATTTGTTTTGAAGTATTCACATTGCCGCTTTCGAAGCGGTCTTTTCTTTTTTTAGGTATCCTTTTTCTATTAATTCCTGCTCGTGTTGGTCCCACAACTCAGCCAGGCTCAATCCAAACTTTTTAAATACCCTGCTCTGGGCGTTCTCCCTGGCTGTTGCGGCCTCACAGCACTCCAGGCCCCACTCCTCCAGTTTTCTTAAGTCCTCCTCTGTCGCCCGGCCTGGTCCCCTTATCAGGATTGGGACGATTTCCATTGTTATGTCTATGGCCTCTCTGTATTCCTCCAGCATCTTCATAACACAGGCCAGTGGGTGATCATCAATGTTGTTTAGGTAAATCGGGCCTACCCCGCTTGCTTCGCGCTGGAGGACGCTGTATAAATTGCCGTGGTCGATAAACCGGGCAAGCATGGGCGAAATATCCTGCGGCAGCCGGCGCCGATTTGTTTCGATAGCTGCTATCAACTCCCTTGAAACGTTGCACTTCTTTGCCAACACCTCCTGACTGACTTGACGCGTTTTCCTGATTGCCGTACCTACTGACACCTTTATCACCTCCAATCTGTACCATTTATAATGGTTTTTTGTTACCAGGAACTGGTCTATTATTAAGCCAGCAAAATCCTCTGTCCCATCCCCCAACCTCCCGGTGCTTGGCCAGGTGCCGGGAGGAAATTCCCCCTTACCCGCGAGGAATCGAATTGCCTACCGGAGCATTTGCCTCTGCAACTTCTTGCCAGATAACGTCTATCGACTTCGTACCCTTACCCCAGGCCACCATGGCGGCCAGGGCTTCCTTTTCCCTTCCAGCGTCGATGAGCCCGGCCAGGATCTTCGGAAGGCTAGCACGTACAAACACTAGGTGCTGGAATATTTCAGCCGCTTGTAGCGCTGCCCGTTCCTGCATTTCCTGGGGCTCTGTGGAAGTTATCACTTCAACGTTCATCCAAAACACCTACCTTCAGCTCTACCCACCGGCCGCATTTACGACAGCGGATTTTTAACAAAAGCGAGCCCAGAACTTTGTATTCAAATAGTTTCCTGCCGCAGTGCGGGCATTTAAATGGCTGGATGGGGCTCACCTTCCTTCCCTGATTCTGTACCTCTTAAACTAACTGGCCATCGGTGCCGGTTGGTGTAAGTTTAGGATTTGCGCCTTTAGTTGCCATTTTGGCAACTTGATCTTTAAAAAAAAGTTCTACAATAGGGACTTTAAATAAATCCGCTAATATTAAGATTTGCTCGGCTTTAATTTGACATCTTCCATTTTCCAAGTAATGATAACCGAGTGCGCTCTTGTAACCGAGCGCTTTAGCAACTTCCTCCTGGGTTAACTTGTTTTGCTTTCTTAATACCTTAAGCTTATCTAAATCTATTTTAATAATAATCACCTCCCTGAGTTGCCGTATTGGCAACTGATTGATTATATAATAATTGCCATTATGGCAACTGTCAAGGGCTGAATTGCTTATTTGGCAATTTATTTTCCTGAATAGATTAATTATGGTAAAGTATAATTACCAAACTGGCAATAATGAGGGGTGGAGAGGTATGTCTTTAGGCAAACGACTAATCCTAGCTAGAGAAAAGGCCGGACTCCTACAAAAGGAAGCGGCAAAAAAAATAGGGATTAACAATTCAGTCTTAAGTCGTTACGAAGCTGATGAAAGAAGACCTGACCCTGAAACACTTACTAAGATAGCATCAGTGTACAAGGTAACTACTGATTATCTTCTTGGCCTTACCAATGCCCCCTCTCCATCCCGTCAGCCAGGTAAATCTACTGACCTGGCCACCCTAAACTACGTCCAGATCGGTAGCAGAATAAAAGAAGCCCGTGAAGCCATGGGGCTTTCACAGGCTGAACTCGGCGAAAAAACTGGACAACCTGAGCTTACAATAAGGTACTACGAAAAAGGTAAAAGAAAGATATCCATTGAAGACTTAGAGAAAATCGGACATGCCCTTCAGCGCCCCCTTGACTTACTAGCCCCCGAGCTTTTCGCCTCAGAGAGGCATGAGCCTGATATACTAATTCCCACGAAGAAAATCCCTCTCGTAGGTAAAATAAAAGCCGGCTCCCCAGGTTACGCAGCTCAAGAAAAACTCGGTGAGATAACAGTATCTAAGTATATTGACGCCGACTTCGGGCTCCTGATTAAAGGAGACAGTATGATAGATGCGGGGATCAACCCCGGAGATATTGCGGTATGCAAGAAAACGGAATTTGCCGAACATGGTGACATTGTGGTGGCACTCGTAAATGGCGATGAAACCACTCTTAAGTATCTCATCAACGAAGACGGCGAATTGAAGCTTAGGGCCGCCAATCCCAAATATCCTGACATAGCCTTGAGCCAGGGCGATGGCCGGATCCAGGGCGTTGTTGTTACAATCCAGAAAAGGCCATCGAGTTACAAGCGTTTTTTTGTTGATGTTCAAGAGGGAGACGACTGGAATGATGTTATACAAGAGGCGGCGAAATACGGGATTACTCGTGAGGCAGCAAAAAGGTTGATTAAGTCTTTTGGGCGGCTGAAGGAAGGGCTGCCGGAGGAAGATTTGTAAAGAAAAAAGACCGCTTTAAAAACGGTCTTTTGTTTAATATTGTAGTTATTTTAAATCCTAATGCAAAGACTCTTCAAATCTCTCCAGTTGCAGTATTGCTCTTCTGATAGATCTATAATCATTAGCTGGTACTTGTACATATTCAATCCCATCACTATTTTCTATTTCATACAGCCCTTGAGGAGCTCTTGATGTATTAATTAAATCTACATAGCAACCATAGTCTATGCTGTAAACATTAAATCTAACACCAGGTTGATCATGCGCCGAAATATTATGTTTTACTACATGTAATAGTCTTGCATCAAACAAATAATCAATTAATTGATGGCGGACATCACTTCTAAGTAGAAAAGCACGGGCACGGCGATGCCCAACTACTTCATCAACAATCCATCTAAGAAGATCTAAAGCTCCTGGTTTTGCATTCACTGCTGATTCTTTTGCCCTATTATACCATGTCTTTGCAGAAACACGAATATCTTGTACATTTATAGGATTTATATTTGCTCTTTGAGCTGCTATTACAAGAATATTAATAGCATCACGGGGAACACCTTCTGCAGCGCGAACAAATTCTTCAAAAGCATTTCTTTGATTAAATGCATGACGAATTAAATCACTTGATGTTTGAATTTCACTCAATGTTGCTTCGTCCAATACTGGCCGCACATGACGAAAAAGAAGTTCACTAAAAAAATCTTTTGCTCTTTCTGCATTATTATCAAAGACCATAAATTCATCTAAGTTTAAGCTTGTGGCTGCATCAGCGCCGACTTCGATACCAATATAGTGCGATCCTTCTAACCCCAAACGGAATTGACATCTTTGTTCAATGGCAGCAATCTTAACTGTTATACCAGCGATCGGGAAAATTGTACGTCTTAATAAATCAGCCAAATATGGTTGGAGATCTAAAGGAACTTCGCTCCATTCATCTAATAAAATCCACAAATTCATTGGTAAAATTTTTTGGATAACCTCACTCAAAACATTACACACAGATCCAAAATGCACCCTATGTCTTTCATTACCTCTTCTTATGCTTCTTTGTGTTGAACTCTCTTCCTGTTGTTCATTTAACTGCAAGCCAAGTCTTGCACTAGGGTTAGTACTTAGAGTTAACTCAGTACTAACTCCATTTTGAAATTGACTTCTGCTACTGGAGGTAATTTCTTGTTCAACTGAACCAGATACAATAACTTCGGTTATAGCTTCTGCTAGCTTATCAAGCAATGGCCCCACTTCAGACAAGTCAATTCTATCATCGTTTTCTATAACAAAATTTAGTAATTTATCATGAATAGATGACAATGTATCTACTAATAAACGAGTTGCTCTTTCTGGAATTTGTATTGTTGGATCTGAATAAATTCCTCCAGTTGACCCTACGGTACGCATATCAATCATGATTGAAATATCACCTTTTGATTCTATATAATCAGATAAGTAATATAACGCATGAGTTTTGCCAGTACCCCTCCGG
Protein-coding sequences here:
- a CDS encoding helix-turn-helix transcriptional regulator, translating into MSVGTAIRKTRQVSQEVLAKKCNVSRELIAAIETNRRRLPQDISPMLARFIDHGNLYSVLQREASGVGPIYLNNIDDHPLACVMKMLEEYREAIDITMEIVPILIRGPGRATEEDLRKLEEWGLECCEAATARENAQSRVFKKFGLSLAELWDQHEQELIEKGYLKKEKTASKAAM
- a CDS encoding helix-turn-helix domain-containing protein; this translates as MIIIKIDLDKLKVLRKQNKLTQEEVAKALGYKSALGYHYLENGRCQIKAEQILILADLFKVPIVELFFKDQVAKMATKGANPKLTPTGTDGQLV
- a CDS encoding helix-turn-helix domain-containing protein, translated to MGLSQAELGEKTGQPELTIRYYEKGKRKISIEDLEKIGHALQRPLDLLAPELFASERHEPDILIPTKKIPLVGKIKAGSPGYAAQEKLGEITVSKYIDADFGLLIKGDSMIDAGINPGDIAVCKKTEFAEHGDIVVALVNGDETTLKYLINEDGELKLRAANPKYPDIALSQGDGRIQGVVVTIQKRPSSYKRFFVDVQEGDDWNDVIQEAAKYGITREAAKRLIKSFGRLKEGLPEEDL